The following coding sequences lie in one Shumkonia mesophila genomic window:
- a CDS encoding 5-deoxy-glucuronate isomerase, whose product MALHLTDHRAGFGPGLTEITRIGEAEDDTGIAFSMLRLAAGEILDTVAGRETAWLLMAGRATVTAGDLTATFARTSLFDESASCVHVAAGTRVKLACESDCEFTVYAVANAKPFAPRLFTPDDVPNEHRGAGQAGGACLRFVRTIFDGANSDANSEMVLGEVITLPGKWSSYPPHHHPQPEIYHYRFTDPRGFGHAELGDAVLKVRPNDTVKIFGPNDHAQVAAPGYAMYYAWVIRHLPGNRYTVPEFTPEHRWTMDPKAAFWQPGGLAD is encoded by the coding sequence ATGGCCCTGCACCTGACCGACCACCGCGCCGGCTTCGGCCCCGGCCTGACCGAGATCACACGCATCGGCGAGGCCGAGGACGACACCGGCATCGCCTTCTCGATGCTCAGGCTCGCCGCCGGCGAAATACTGGATACCGTCGCCGGGCGCGAGACCGCCTGGCTTCTGATGGCGGGGCGGGCGACGGTGACGGCGGGCGACCTGACGGCTACCTTCGCGCGCACCTCGCTCTTCGACGAGAGCGCCAGCTGCGTGCACGTGGCGGCCGGCACCCGCGTGAAACTCGCCTGCGAGAGCGATTGCGAATTCACCGTCTACGCGGTGGCCAACGCCAAGCCCTTCGCGCCCCGCCTGTTCACGCCCGACGACGTGCCCAACGAGCACCGCGGGGCCGGCCAGGCGGGCGGCGCCTGCCTGCGCTTCGTGCGCACCATCTTCGACGGCGCCAACTCCGATGCCAACAGCGAGATGGTGCTGGGCGAGGTGATCACCCTGCCGGGCAAGTGGTCGAGCTATCCGCCGCACCACCACCCGCAGCCCGAGATCTACCACTACCGCTTCACCGATCCGCGCGGTTTCGGGCATGCCGAGCTGGGCGACGCCGTGCTCAAGGTGCGGCCCAACGACACGGTCAAGATCTTCGGCCCCAACGACCACGCCCAGGTGGCCGCGCCGGGGTATGCCATGTACTACGCCTGGGTGATCCGCCACCTGCCGGGCAACCGCTACACGGTGCCCGAGTTCACGCCCGAGCACCGCTGGACCATGGACCCCAAGGCCGCCTTCTGGCAGCCGGGGGGCTTGGCGGATTGA
- a CDS encoding GyrI-like domain-containing protein, with product MQPPRIVDRPAFRLMGIAARTSNALEMDPATAKIPGLWERFSFESLPGHIPYQPTPGIIYGLYSDFDGGADGAYTLLVGCEVKAGAKAPGTLVARDVPGARYAVFTSPRGPMPDIVINAWSEIWAMTARQLGGERAFSGDFELYDERAVHTKDAEIEIWISLKA from the coding sequence ATGCAGCCGCCCAGAATCGTCGATCGGCCCGCCTTCCGCCTGATGGGCATCGCGGCCCGCACCAGCAACGCCCTCGAGATGGACCCGGCGACGGCGAAGATTCCCGGCCTGTGGGAGCGTTTCTCCTTCGAAAGCCTGCCCGGCCACATTCCCTACCAGCCGACGCCCGGCATCATCTACGGGCTCTATAGCGATTTCGACGGCGGCGCCGATGGCGCCTACACGCTGCTGGTCGGCTGCGAGGTCAAGGCCGGCGCCAAGGCACCCGGCACGCTGGTCGCCCGCGACGTGCCGGGGGCCCGCTACGCCGTCTTCACCAGCCCGCGCGGCCCGATGCCCGACATCGTGATAAACGCCTGGAGCGAAATCTGGGCGATGACGGCCCGGCAACTGGGCGGCGAGCGGGCGTTTTCCGGCGACTTCGAGCTTTACGACGAGCGCGCCGTGCACACCAAGGACGCCGAGATCGAGATCTGGATCTCGCTCAAGGCGTAG
- a CDS encoding SDR family NAD(P)-dependent oxidoreductase, with protein MSAPQRIAPVIDFKKELAGLFDMAGKVVYMPGGYGGIGEACAWALCMQGAAVVLGGRSLEKAEEMAAALTAAGYRAHGLAVDVTSVESIRASVERVVEWGGGLDVLINCTGLHIEQPMLEVTEEAFDAVYKVNLKASMFLGQAAARQMVAAGRPGRIVHFLSVRSQLALRNRGYSAYCSTKGGQVMMVRQHAVELAPHGITVNGVAPTFVYTEQIRHVMENPEFRKYLQERIPLGRIADPKDIVGPVLFFCSPGASFVTGQVMYVDGGITASQ; from the coding sequence ATGAGCGCGCCCCAGCGCATCGCGCCCGTCATCGATTTCAAGAAGGAGCTGGCCGGCCTGTTCGACATGGCCGGCAAGGTCGTCTACATGCCGGGCGGCTACGGCGGCATCGGCGAGGCCTGCGCCTGGGCGCTCTGCATGCAGGGCGCCGCCGTGGTACTGGGTGGGCGTTCGCTGGAGAAGGCCGAGGAAATGGCCGCCGCGCTGACCGCGGCCGGCTATCGCGCCCATGGCCTGGCGGTCGACGTGACGTCGGTGGAATCGATCCGCGCCTCGGTCGAGCGGGTGGTCGAATGGGGCGGTGGCCTCGACGTCCTGATCAACTGCACCGGCCTGCACATCGAGCAGCCGATGCTGGAGGTGACCGAGGAGGCCTTCGACGCCGTCTACAAGGTCAACCTCAAGGCCTCGATGTTCCTGGGCCAGGCGGCGGCCCGCCAGATGGTGGCCGCCGGGCGGCCGGGCCGCATCGTCCATTTCCTGTCGGTGCGCTCGCAACTGGCGTTGCGCAACCGCGGCTATTCGGCCTACTGCTCGACCAAGGGCGGCCAAGTGATGATGGTCCGGCAGCACGCCGTGGAACTGGCCCCCCACGGCATCACGGTCAACGGCGTGGCGCCGACCTTCGTCTATACCGAGCAGATCCGCCACGTCATGGAGAACCCCGAGTTCCGCAAATACCTCCAGGAGCGCATCCCCCTGGGGCGCATCGCCGATCCCAAGGACATCGTCGGCCCGGTGCTGTTCTTCTGCTCGCCGGGGGCCTCCTTCGTCACCGGCCAGGTGATGTACGTCGACGGCGGCATCACCGCCAGCCAGTGA
- a CDS encoding CaiB/BaiF CoA transferase family protein, which yields MSTTDSQRPTAVMAGPLNGITVVDLTRVLAGPYCTMVLSDLGARVIKVEPPGGDDSRHYGPFVDGESAYFASLNRGKESIALDLKAEADRALFERLLARADVVVENFRPGTMARLGYGWEALHERFPRLIYAAASGFGHSGPYSQRPAYDLVAQAMGGIMSLTGHPGGPPARVGTSIGDITAGLFATVGVAAALHQRQRTGQGMMIDVAMMDGQVAVLENALARYFATGQVPGPMGTRHPSITPFEAFATADGYIVVAAGNDALFARLCQAVGRPDLADDPRFASNQERTANVDALKVEMEKALRLRPTAEWLEALGAARLPCGPINTVDKVVADPQVAARAMVVSAEGASGRPLRMAGNPIKMSAFADPPTRSRVPRLDEDRARIVTDFAEE from the coding sequence ATGTCCACCACCGACAGTCAACGACCCACGGCCGTCATGGCCGGCCCGCTCAACGGGATCACCGTCGTCGACCTCACCCGCGTGCTGGCCGGCCCCTATTGCACGATGGTGCTTTCCGACCTCGGCGCCCGGGTCATCAAGGTGGAGCCGCCGGGGGGCGACGATTCCCGCCACTACGGTCCGTTCGTCGACGGTGAATCCGCCTATTTCGCCTCGCTCAACCGCGGCAAAGAGAGCATCGCGCTCGACCTCAAGGCCGAGGCCGACCGCGCACTGTTCGAGCGGCTGCTGGCCAGGGCCGATGTCGTGGTCGAGAACTTCCGGCCCGGCACCATGGCTCGCCTGGGCTATGGCTGGGAGGCCCTGCACGAACGGTTTCCCCGGCTGATCTACGCCGCCGCCTCCGGCTTCGGCCATTCGGGCCCCTACAGCCAGCGCCCGGCCTATGACCTGGTGGCCCAGGCGATGGGCGGCATCATGAGCCTGACCGGCCATCCGGGCGGCCCGCCGGCCCGCGTCGGCACCAGCATCGGCGACATCACCGCCGGCCTGTTCGCCACCGTCGGCGTCGCCGCCGCGCTTCATCAGCGCCAGCGGACCGGCCAGGGCATGATGATCGACGTCGCCATGATGGACGGCCAGGTGGCGGTGCTGGAGAACGCGCTGGCCCGCTATTTCGCCACCGGGCAGGTGCCCGGCCCGATGGGCACGCGCCACCCCTCGATCACCCCCTTCGAGGCCTTCGCCACGGCCGACGGCTACATCGTCGTCGCCGCCGGCAACGACGCCCTGTTCGCCCGCCTGTGCCAAGCCGTGGGCCGGCCAGACCTGGCTGACGATCCGCGCTTCGCAAGCAACCAGGAGCGCACCGCCAACGTCGATGCCTTGAAGGTCGAGATGGAAAAGGCATTGCGTCTGCGACCCACCGCCGAATGGCTGGAGGCGCTCGGCGCCGCCCGTTTGCCCTGCGGGCCGATCAACACGGTCGACAAGGTGGTGGCCGACCCCCAGGTGGCGGCCCGCGCCATGGTGGTCAGCGCCGAGGGGGCATCGGGCCGGCCGTTGCGCATGGCCGGCAACCCGATCAAGATGTCGGCCTTCGCCGACCCGCCGACCCGCTCGCGGGTGCCCCGCCTCGACGAGGACAGGGCCCGCATCGTCACCGACTTCGCCGAGGAGTGA
- a CDS encoding fumarylacetoacetate hydrolase family protein — protein MKDDPDFSAPQWERRALPGDGAAGTLVGRAWAPATKDNPVAGPAVVVVRKDGVYDIGRTAATMADLINATDPLALIEGARGAVRLGSVGELLVNSFPESRDATRPFLLAPIDLQSVKAAGVTFAASLIERVIEERAKGNPAQAAAIRADFSARIGTDLSAVRPGSETARRLKETLIQEGLWSQYLEVGIGPDAEVFTKCQPMSSVGFGADVGVRSDSTWNNPEPEIVLIVDARGRCLGASLGNDVNLRDFEGRSALLLGKAKDNTGSCAIGPFIRLFDATFTLDDVRACDVTLEIEGADGFALSGVSSVSRISRDLLDLVSQTIGASHQYPDGFALFIGTMFAPTQDRDAPGKGFTHKVGDTVSIASPKLGTLVNRVEHCEKIEPWTFGVSALMRNLMARGLL, from the coding sequence ATGAAGGACGATCCGGACTTTTCGGCACCGCAATGGGAACGTCGGGCGCTGCCCGGGGATGGCGCCGCCGGCACGCTGGTCGGGCGGGCCTGGGCGCCGGCCACGAAGGACAACCCGGTGGCCGGACCGGCCGTCGTCGTCGTTCGCAAGGACGGCGTCTACGACATCGGCCGCACCGCCGCCACCATGGCCGATCTGATCAACGCCACCGACCCGCTGGCCCTCATCGAGGGGGCGAGGGGCGCCGTCCGCCTGGGCTCGGTCGGCGAACTCCTGGTCAACAGCTTTCCTGAAAGCCGCGACGCCACCAGGCCGTTCCTGCTGGCGCCCATCGACCTGCAGAGCGTCAAGGCGGCCGGCGTCACCTTCGCGGCCAGCCTGATCGAGCGGGTCATCGAGGAGCGGGCCAAGGGAAATCCGGCCCAGGCAGCGGCCATCCGCGCCGATTTCTCGGCCCGCATCGGCACCGATCTGTCGGCCGTCAGGCCCGGTTCGGAAACCGCCCGGCGGCTTAAGGAAACCCTCATCCAGGAAGGCCTGTGGTCGCAGTACCTGGAGGTCGGCATCGGCCCCGACGCCGAGGTCTTCACCAAGTGCCAGCCGATGTCTTCCGTCGGTTTCGGCGCCGACGTCGGCGTGCGCTCGGATTCCACCTGGAACAACCCCGAGCCCGAGATCGTGCTTATCGTCGACGCCCGCGGCCGCTGTCTGGGCGCAAGCCTGGGCAACGACGTCAACCTGCGCGACTTCGAGGGGCGCAGCGCGCTGCTGCTGGGCAAGGCCAAGGACAATACCGGCTCGTGCGCCATCGGCCCCTTCATCCGCCTGTTCGACGCGACGTTCACGCTGGACGACGTGCGCGCCTGCGACGTGACGCTGGAGATCGAGGGCGCCGACGGCTTCGCGCTTTCGGGCGTCAGCTCGGTCAGCAGGATCAGCCGCGACCTCCTCGACCTAGTCTCGCAGACCATCGGCGCCTCCCACCAATACCCCGACGGCTTCGCGCTGTTCATCGGCACCATGTTCGCGCCGACCCAGGACCGCGACGCGCCGGGCAAGGGCTTCACCCACAAGGTGGGCGATACCGTCAGCATCGCGTCGCCGAAGCTGGGAACGCTGGTCAACCGGGTCGAGCATTGCGAGAAGATCGAGCCCTGGACCTTCGGCGTTTCGGCGCTGATGCGCAACCTGATGGCGCGCGGCCTCTTGTAA
- a CDS encoding putative quinol monooxygenase gives MSHRAIVFKAECKPTRRAEFIRRAQRHAGIVRSEPGCIRCDVLVPEKGGNTVYLYELFEDEAAIKAHSDMPYMPGWRDDITPMLESREPVFVIVTND, from the coding sequence ATGAGTCACCGAGCCATCGTGTTCAAGGCCGAGTGCAAGCCCACGCGCCGCGCGGAGTTCATCCGTCGCGCCCAGCGCCACGCCGGCATCGTGCGCAGCGAGCCGGGCTGCATCCGCTGCGACGTGCTGGTCCCCGAGAAGGGCGGCAACACGGTCTATCTTTACGAGCTGTTCGAGGACGAGGCGGCGATCAAGGCGCACTCCGACATGCCCTACATGCCGGGCTGGCGCGACGACATCACGCCGATGCTGGAAAGCCGCGAGCCGGTTTTCGTGATCGTGACGAACGACTGA
- a CDS encoding ABC transporter substrate-binding protein codes for MARIRIIVSRHSAFYSPLLASISAGFLAEEGLQADYEVASAGRTAWHALKEGTADVAQSAVSASWGPLERGERHDFVHFAEINQRDGFFIAGRRPDPAFTWDKLAGREVLVDHFGQPLAMFKYAAHRQGVNYADIGAIDAGQPDAMETAFRGGRADYVHLQGPAPQQMEKEGIAHVLASIGEVIGPVAFSSLLASRRWLATDAAKAFMRAYRKARIYVNDVPADVIAKAEDRFFPGIDASVLTRTIATYQALGCWPRDVHIPRPAYETALDVFLLAGAIKVRHPYDTVVAPPPDET; via the coding sequence ATGGCCCGCATCCGCATTATCGTTTCCCGCCATTCGGCCTTCTACAGCCCGTTGCTGGCCTCGATCTCCGCCGGCTTCCTGGCCGAGGAGGGCCTGCAGGCCGACTACGAGGTGGCCAGCGCCGGACGCACGGCCTGGCATGCCTTGAAGGAGGGCACCGCCGACGTCGCCCAGAGCGCGGTGTCGGCGAGTTGGGGACCGTTGGAGCGCGGCGAGCGGCACGACTTCGTCCATTTCGCCGAGATCAACCAGCGCGACGGTTTCTTCATCGCCGGGCGCCGACCCGATCCCGCCTTCACGTGGGACAAGCTGGCCGGCCGCGAGGTGCTGGTCGACCACTTCGGCCAGCCGCTCGCCATGTTCAAGTACGCCGCCCATCGCCAGGGCGTGAACTACGCCGACATCGGGGCCATCGACGCCGGCCAGCCGGACGCCATGGAGACCGCCTTCCGCGGCGGCCGGGCCGACTACGTCCACCTCCAGGGTCCGGCCCCCCAGCAGATGGAAAAGGAAGGCATCGCCCACGTGCTGGCCTCCATCGGCGAGGTCATCGGCCCGGTCGCCTTCAGCAGCCTGCTGGCGTCGCGCCGCTGGCTGGCCACCGACGCCGCCAAGGCCTTCATGCGCGCCTACCGCAAGGCCCGCATCTACGTCAACGACGTCCCGGCCGACGTCATCGCCAAGGCCGAGGACCGGTTCTTTCCCGGCATCGACGCCAGCGTGCTCACCCGCACCATCGCCACCTACCAGGCCCTTGGCTGCTGGCCGCGCGACGTGCACATTCCAAGGCCGGCTTACGAAACGGCGCTCGACGTCTTTCTCCTCGCCGGCGCCATCAAGGTCCGCCATCCCTACGATACGGTGGTGGCGCCGCCACCCGACGAAACGTGA